One part of the Dyadobacter sp. 676 genome encodes these proteins:
- a CDS encoding YicC/YloC family endoribonuclease, with amino-acid sequence MLKSMTGYGVSNIESESINVTVEIKTLNSKFLDIYCRVPRNYSEREIEIRNLITQSLERGKVEFTLTVQPVGKAVASTSVNRALVNAYYQDLSQTATELGFMPDSTELLRIALQMPNAYNNETVDETSKEDDWAQIKVAVLEALRKCSVFREQEGRMTAEKFAEYIKTIQTLLEQVAEQDKTRIPAVRERLEKQVREYLSDDTFDPNRFEQELIYYVEKFDISEEKIRLSNHLDYFLETMKATESNGKKLNFIAQEIGREINTIGSKANDATIQHLVVQMKDELEKIKEQTMNII; translated from the coding sequence ATGTTAAAATCAATGACCGGATACGGTGTATCCAATATCGAATCCGAATCGATCAATGTCACAGTCGAAATCAAGACGTTGAACTCCAAATTCCTGGATATTTACTGCCGCGTCCCGCGTAACTACTCCGAACGGGAAATTGAAATACGAAACCTCATTACCCAGTCGCTGGAACGCGGTAAGGTGGAATTTACGCTCACCGTCCAGCCGGTGGGCAAGGCAGTTGCCTCCACTTCGGTGAACAGGGCACTTGTGAACGCCTATTACCAGGATCTATCGCAAACGGCTACCGAGCTGGGCTTCATGCCGGATTCCACGGAACTTCTTCGCATCGCATTGCAAATGCCCAATGCCTATAACAACGAAACGGTGGACGAGACCAGCAAAGAGGACGATTGGGCGCAAATCAAAGTCGCAGTGCTGGAAGCGCTGCGCAAATGCTCGGTCTTCCGCGAGCAGGAAGGGCGCATGACGGCCGAGAAGTTTGCCGAATATATCAAAACGATCCAGACATTGCTCGAACAGGTTGCGGAGCAGGACAAAACCCGCATTCCGGCAGTGCGCGAACGCCTCGAAAAGCAAGTGAGGGAATACCTGTCCGATGATACTTTCGATCCCAACCGCTTCGAGCAGGAGCTGATCTATTATGTCGAAAAATTCGATATTTCCGAAGAAAAAATTCGTTTGTCCAACCATCTCGACTATTTCCTCGAAACGATGAAGGCTACGGAAAGCAATGGAAAGAAATTGAATTTTATCGCCCAGGAAATCGGCCGGGAAATCAACACCATCGGCTCGAAAGCCAACGACGCTACGATCCAGCACCTTGTGGTTCAGATGAAGGATGAGCTCGAAAAGATCAAGGAGCAAACGATGAACATTATTTGA
- a CDS encoding DNA-3-methyladenine glycosylase has protein sequence MPEEKLPLSFFSAYDTCTLAKKLLGCELVHESPDGLTSGIIVETEAYLQDDPACHAFNRRTARTEPMYGVAGTAYVYLIYGMYQCFNIVSNAEGVGEAVLIRALQPAAGVGLMEMRRLLRPGKAPGAFPAKIAVKELCRGPGKLVRAMGIERAVHNGTLLSGGNLYLRAAASVPENIVAGPRIGINVGRELPYRYYIKDNIFVSKG, from the coding sequence ATGCCCGAAGAGAAACTTCCCCTTTCTTTCTTTTCGGCTTACGATACCTGCACGCTCGCGAAAAAACTGCTCGGCTGCGAGCTGGTGCACGAGAGCCCCGACGGCCTCACGAGCGGTATTATCGTCGAAACCGAAGCCTATTTGCAGGATGATCCCGCCTGCCATGCGTTCAACCGCCGCACTGCCCGTACCGAGCCCATGTATGGTGTGGCGGGAACCGCCTACGTATACCTGATCTACGGGATGTACCAGTGTTTCAATATTGTGAGCAATGCGGAAGGCGTCGGCGAGGCGGTGCTGATCCGCGCGCTGCAACCTGCCGCGGGTGTCGGGCTTATGGAAATGCGGCGGCTCCTCAGGCCGGGAAAAGCCCCCGGGGCCTTCCCCGCGAAGATCGCTGTGAAAGAGCTATGCCGCGGCCCGGGAAAGCTGGTCAGGGCGATGGGGATCGAGCGGGCGGTGCACAACGGCACCTTGCTTTCCGGAGGGAACCTGTACCTGCGCGCTGCGGCGTCGGTACCTGAAAACATCGTGGCCGGGCCGCGTATCGGGATCAATGTCGGTCGTGAACTTCCTTACAGATATTACATAAAAGACAATATTTTTGTAAGTAAAGGCTAA
- a CDS encoding sensor histidine kinase gives MNEFYKLILLFSLGCVFGQCTSIGQRDGAARNAEIVEAKPQEGFAEDTMLVHKYHRLASEYLFQDAEKSMFYSKHVLRLSQKHQWGKGKLLAYNLLSTYYLLDGSYDVLRELSNETITLSRQLKLPVFTAHGKRFLAESYSEYRQWDSSRINYEHAIQMFTRLKADSSLALSIENLGNCYREKSMYDVAVKLYDRAYGMFDKMNSDWGRATVLQSIGYMHVRLSNYEESEKYFLRSIALFRKIDNRYGELNCLNDLSNTYYYQKKYDKSIDAGLKALEYSKIYHSMQQTNWALVTLSRSYKAKKMYDLALDYSQAVNYIRRMIHDETIKRQYTMYQLMYDNKLMDTEIQQKIINEQRLVQRFLIGFTCLMILFAISLWFNNKKLRRKNAEIQAALIEGQTIERKRVAAELHDHLGGTLASLNWYLYGIDKKVLSEEEQKIYNSVHQMVSAAYKEVRSLSHNLMPAELEEHGLIMALQRLISKLNENKNIAFTFNLKGMDKRLNNKIEFELYSIVLELTNNIIKHSGATEASVDLTENPKSIVLIVSDNGTGMIEPNRQGVGLRNIKSRVESLHGKIHIQSEEQGGIRVEIEIPKVIVK, from the coding sequence ATGAATGAATTCTATAAGCTAATTCTCCTCTTTTCGTTAGGGTGTGTTTTCGGCCAGTGTACTTCTATCGGACAGCGCGACGGCGCGGCCCGGAACGCGGAAATCGTAGAGGCCAAACCACAGGAAGGTTTTGCAGAAGACACGATGCTCGTTCACAAATACCACCGGCTCGCGTCGGAGTATCTTTTTCAGGATGCGGAGAAATCGATGTTTTATTCCAAACATGTGCTCAGGCTCTCGCAAAAGCACCAGTGGGGCAAGGGGAAACTCCTGGCCTACAACCTGCTGAGTACCTATTACCTGCTCGACGGCAGTTATGACGTACTCCGGGAATTGTCCAACGAAACGATCACCCTCTCACGACAGCTCAAACTTCCTGTATTTACGGCCCACGGCAAGCGTTTTCTGGCAGAAAGTTACTCGGAGTACCGCCAGTGGGATTCCTCCCGTATCAACTACGAGCACGCCATCCAAATGTTCACCCGCCTCAAAGCCGACAGCTCCCTCGCATTGAGCATCGAGAACCTGGGTAACTGCTACCGCGAAAAAAGTATGTACGATGTCGCTGTAAAACTCTACGATCGGGCGTACGGGATGTTCGATAAGATGAACTCCGACTGGGGCCGGGCCACCGTACTTCAGAGTATCGGTTACATGCACGTGCGCCTGTCCAACTACGAGGAATCCGAAAAATATTTCCTTCGGAGTATTGCCTTGTTCCGTAAGATCGATAACCGCTACGGTGAACTGAATTGTCTCAACGATCTGAGTAATACCTACTATTATCAGAAAAAGTACGACAAGTCTATCGACGCAGGGTTGAAGGCGTTGGAATACTCGAAGATCTACCATTCGATGCAGCAAACCAACTGGGCGCTGGTGACACTTTCCCGTTCGTACAAAGCCAAGAAAATGTACGACTTAGCCCTGGATTACAGCCAGGCCGTCAATTACATTCGCAGGATGATCCACGACGAGACGATCAAGCGGCAGTACACGATGTACCAGCTCATGTACGACAACAAGCTGATGGACACCGAAATCCAGCAAAAAATCATCAACGAGCAGCGCCTCGTACAGCGCTTCCTGATCGGGTTTACCTGTCTGATGATATTATTTGCAATCTCCCTTTGGTTCAACAATAAAAAGCTCCGCAGGAAGAACGCCGAAATCCAGGCTGCGTTGATCGAAGGGCAGACCATCGAACGGAAGCGCGTGGCGGCCGAGCTTCACGACCACCTCGGCGGCACATTGGCATCCCTCAACTGGTATCTGTACGGTATCGACAAGAAAGTGCTTTCGGAGGAGGAGCAAAAGATTTATAACAGTGTACACCAGATGGTAAGCGCGGCCTACAAGGAGGTCAGAAGCCTCTCGCACAATCTTATGCCCGCCGAACTCGAAGAGCACGGACTCATTATGGCCCTGCAAAGGCTGATCAGCAAGTTGAATGAGAACAAGAACATCGCATTCACTTTCAATCTGAAAGGCATGGACAAGCGGCTCAATAACAAGATCGAATTTGAGCTGTACAGCATCGTGCTGGAACTGACCAACAATATCATCAAGCATTCCGGTGCAACCGAGGCCTCGGTTGATCTCACAGAAAACCCGAAAAGCATTGTGTTGATTGTCAGCGACAACGGGACGGGGATGATCGAACCCAACCGCCAGGGAGTCGGTTTGAGAAATATAAAAAGCCGGGTGGAAAGTCTGCACGGTAAAATACATATCCAAAGCGAGGAACAGGGCGGCATCCGTGTCGAAATCGAAATACCCAAAGTCATCGTCAAATGA
- a CDS encoding SAM-dependent methyltransferase encodes MNVTEKAQEFIAEVRGSLQDGSFVKLSLGNYRGADESLKNIYIKKVLIRKEPRLSLTYRHKTRDITKNHTAGELTGMLGQWLGTDFRVATLQTLSEDIHFEMHPSGKATVRKKAAAGRKNPSLSHDKAKNRLISPAGKGYLSELKITDPQGNVYQNTQDKFRQINHYIDILSSLIKEIAPGNHLKVADMGSGKGYLTFALYDYLKNVLALDPEVTGIEFREDLVNLCNRIAADAGFAGLSFREGTISDFDATGTNILIALHACDTATDDAIFKGIQAGSELIVVAPCCHKQIRRQIEKHKTGNDLGFLTRHGIFLERQAEMVTDGIRALVLEYFGYKTKVFEFISDAHTPKNVLIVGTRGRHNEKSQAAALEKIREAKRFFGIEYHHLERLAGI; translated from the coding sequence ATGAATGTTACCGAAAAAGCGCAGGAATTCATCGCGGAAGTCCGTGGAAGCCTGCAAGACGGCTCTTTTGTAAAGCTCTCACTGGGCAACTACCGGGGAGCCGATGAAAGCCTCAAAAACATCTACATCAAGAAAGTCCTCATCCGCAAAGAGCCCCGGCTAAGCCTTACTTACCGCCACAAGACGCGGGATATTACCAAGAACCACACTGCCGGGGAATTGACGGGAATGTTGGGACAATGGCTGGGAACCGATTTCCGCGTAGCAACACTGCAAACGCTCTCGGAGGATATCCATTTCGAAATGCATCCCAGCGGCAAGGCGACCGTAAGGAAAAAGGCGGCGGCCGGGCGCAAAAACCCTTCGCTCAGTCACGACAAAGCCAAAAACAGGCTTATTTCCCCTGCCGGCAAAGGTTATCTTTCCGAGCTCAAAATCACCGACCCGCAGGGCAATGTATACCAGAATACCCAGGACAAGTTCCGCCAGATCAATCACTACATCGATATCCTGAGTAGCCTCATCAAAGAAATCGCCCCCGGCAACCACCTGAAAGTCGCCGATATGGGATCGGGGAAAGGTTACCTCACTTTTGCACTGTACGACTATCTCAAAAATGTTCTGGCTCTCGATCCCGAGGTGACTGGCATCGAGTTCCGCGAAGATCTCGTAAACCTGTGCAACCGGATCGCCGCGGATGCGGGTTTCGCCGGGCTCTCATTCCGCGAAGGAACGATCAGCGATTTCGATGCGACGGGGACGAACATCCTCATCGCGCTACATGCGTGCGACACCGCTACCGACGATGCCATTTTCAAAGGTATCCAGGCCGGCTCGGAGCTCATCGTGGTGGCCCCGTGCTGCCACAAACAAATCCGCCGCCAGATTGAAAAGCACAAAACCGGGAACGATCTGGGCTTTCTTACCCGGCATGGTATTTTCCTCGAAAGGCAGGCGGAAATGGTGACCGACGGCATCCGGGCCCTGGTACTCGAATACTTCGGGTATAAAACAAAAGTATTCGAATTCATCTCGGACGCACACACGCCCAAGAATGTGCTCATCGTCGGTACCAGAGGCCGGCACAACGAAAAATCGCAGGCCGCGGCGCTTGAAAAAATCAGGGAGGCAAAGCGTTTCTTTGGCATTGAATACCATCACCTTGAAAGATTGGCCGGCATTTGA
- a CDS encoding MMPL family transporter encodes MWNKIATYIIRYRLLWVAIVLVSTVFMAYEASKIELSYNFARILPSNDPVEKEYQDFRKLFGEDGSVMVIGWQDPQLFEINKFRDWCKLSQQIRETEGIKNVLSLANVYKITRNDSLSRFDFSPVIRDIPATQAEADSIKKEIANLPIYEGLVLNSKTNATLIVITFNDKELNSKRRLTIVDDIEKMAEAFAAKYNTDLHYSGMPYIRTVNMKKISGEMELFMGLAVFVTLFILWAFFRSFRLTLLSIAVVLIGVVFSVGTLHLFNYKITALTGLIPPLLIVIGVPNCVFLINKYQAELVSHSNKDEALREMIRQIGLSTFLANMTTAIGFGVFYFTNSILLVEFGVVAAISVMVTYVLCLVLLPITLHYMSTPKPRHLKHLEGKWAFGFLRMVNNLVHNRRKEIYIAMVVLIIVSAYGMTKIRTIGYVVDDLPKKDVVYTDLRFFEKNFNGVLPFEVMIDTRQPNGIFADQARTLYKIKAFQNEMAKFPEFSKPVSIVEASRFLYQGYRGGEAKYYALPGVLELNKMTPYLQSQQGAAKQLTSFLNEDKSVTRVSFQMADVGSERIKELMNRIRPKVDSIFSPDKYKVSLTGHSLVFLKSNDYLLSNLYESLLIAIVLIAIVGMALFRSIPIILLSKLPCLIPLALTAGIMGYFDIYFKPTTILIFSITFGIASDGTVYFLTRYREELYKKGLTPSKAVTASIFGTGLSMIYTAVILFCGFSIFSASSFGGTAAMGVMVSITLLVAMCTNLILLPALLLSIARRQGKDVRPS; translated from the coding sequence ATGTGGAATAAAATAGCAACTTACATTATCCGCTACCGGCTTTTGTGGGTTGCAATCGTGTTAGTATCGACGGTCTTTATGGCCTATGAAGCCAGCAAAATTGAACTCTCCTACAATTTCGCCCGTATACTTCCATCCAATGACCCCGTAGAGAAAGAATATCAGGATTTCCGCAAGCTTTTCGGCGAGGACGGCAGCGTGATGGTGATCGGCTGGCAGGACCCGCAGCTTTTCGAAATCAACAAGTTCCGCGATTGGTGCAAGCTCTCGCAGCAGATCCGGGAAACGGAGGGGATCAAAAATGTGCTCTCGCTGGCCAATGTTTACAAAATCACCCGGAACGACAGCCTCTCCCGTTTCGATTTTTCCCCGGTGATCCGGGACATCCCTGCTACCCAGGCCGAAGCGGACAGTATCAAAAAAGAAATCGCCAACTTACCCATTTACGAGGGATTGGTGCTCAACAGCAAAACCAATGCAACGCTCATCGTCATCACTTTCAACGACAAGGAGCTCAATTCCAAACGCCGCCTGACGATCGTCGACGACATTGAGAAAATGGCCGAAGCATTCGCCGCCAAATACAACACCGACCTGCATTATTCCGGCATGCCCTATATCCGCACCGTGAATATGAAGAAAATCTCCGGTGAAATGGAGCTTTTTATGGGCCTTGCGGTATTTGTCACGCTGTTTATTCTCTGGGCGTTTTTTCGCTCTTTCCGGCTCACGTTGCTATCCATTGCCGTCGTCCTGATCGGCGTGGTATTTTCGGTAGGCACATTGCATTTGTTTAACTACAAGATCACCGCGCTAACGGGCCTCATACCTCCCCTGCTGATCGTGATCGGCGTGCCTAACTGCGTATTCCTGATTAATAAATATCAGGCAGAGCTCGTTTCACACAGCAATAAGGACGAGGCGTTGCGCGAAATGATACGGCAAATCGGCCTTTCGACCTTTCTCGCGAACATGACCACGGCGATCGGTTTTGGGGTGTTTTATTTCACAAATAGTATTCTTTTGGTCGAATTTGGCGTGGTAGCGGCCATCAGCGTGATGGTTACCTACGTGCTTTGTCTGGTGTTGCTGCCAATTACCCTGCATTATATGAGTACGCCGAAGCCCCGGCATTTGAAACACCTCGAAGGGAAATGGGCATTCGGGTTCCTTAGAATGGTAAACAACCTGGTGCACAACCGCCGTAAGGAAATTTATATTGCGATGGTCGTGCTGATCATCGTATCGGCTTACGGCATGACCAAGATCAGGACGATCGGCTATGTGGTGGACGATCTGCCCAAAAAGGACGTCGTTTACACCGATCTTCGCTTTTTTGAAAAGAATTTCAACGGCGTGCTGCCTTTCGAAGTAATGATCGATACCAGACAGCCGAACGGCATTTTCGCCGATCAGGCCAGGACGCTTTACAAAATCAAGGCATTTCAGAACGAAATGGCCAAATTCCCCGAGTTTTCGAAACCGGTCTCGATCGTCGAAGCTTCCAGGTTCCTTTACCAGGGTTATCGTGGCGGCGAAGCGAAGTATTACGCATTGCCGGGTGTTCTGGAATTGAACAAAATGACGCCGTACCTGCAAAGCCAGCAAGGCGCGGCAAAGCAGCTGACCTCGTTCCTCAACGAAGACAAAAGCGTCACACGGGTGAGTTTCCAGATGGCCGACGTAGGTTCCGAACGCATCAAGGAACTAATGAACCGGATCCGCCCGAAAGTAGATTCGATTTTCAGTCCGGATAAATACAAGGTAAGCCTCACCGGTCACAGCCTGGTGTTTCTCAAAAGCAACGATTACCTGCTGAGCAACCTGTACGAAAGTCTGCTGATAGCCATTGTCCTGATCGCGATCGTAGGCATGGCGCTTTTCCGTTCGATACCCATTATCCTGCTCTCGAAACTGCCTTGCCTCATTCCCCTCGCATTGACGGCCGGCATCATGGGTTATTTCGATATTTATTTCAAACCGACGACCATCCTGATTTTCAGCATAACCTTCGGAATTGCCTCCGATGGAACGGTTTATTTCCTTACGCGCTACCGCGAGGAGCTGTATAAGAAGGGCCTGACGCCCTCCAAGGCTGTTACCGCGTCCATTTTCGGCACCGGGCTCAGCATGATTTACACGGCGGTGATCCTGTTCTGCGGATTTTCGATTTTCTCCGCGTCGAGCTTCGGCGGGACGGCGGCGATGGGTGTGATGGTGTCCATTACCCTGCTCGTAGCCATGTGCACAAACCTGATCCTGCTACCGGCATTGCTGCTTTCCATTGCCAGGCGGCAGGGCAAAGACGTCAGGCCGAGCTGA
- a CDS encoding peptidase, translated as MTYCLGIKVKEGLVGLADTRITAGTNTTTKKKLYITQKDNYSMFIMTSGLRSVRDKAVHYFEEMINEGVTYNKLYKAVNAFGDQIKRVAEEDKASLERSGFKFNLNSIVGGQLKDDEDHKLFLLYSEGNWVELDEGSPYVIIGNSGQGKAILNRVLNEDSTMKQALKAGFLSFDSTRVSNNDVDFPIDVVLYKKNSFKMIEHRYEQKDMEQISAIWAEKLKEALDDIPEEWMDKTFDKIG; from the coding sequence ATGACTTATTGTTTGGGAATAAAAGTGAAGGAAGGGCTCGTGGGGCTCGCCGATACGCGGATTACCGCCGGTACCAATACCACTACCAAAAAGAAGCTGTATATCACCCAGAAGGACAACTATTCGATGTTCATTATGACCAGCGGCCTGCGCTCGGTGCGCGACAAGGCCGTGCATTATTTTGAAGAAATGATCAACGAAGGGGTTACTTATAATAAACTTTACAAGGCTGTAAATGCCTTCGGCGACCAGATCAAGCGGGTTGCTGAGGAGGATAAGGCAAGCCTGGAACGGTCGGGGTTCAAATTTAACCTGAATTCCATCGTAGGGGGGCAGTTGAAGGACGACGAGGACCATAAGCTGTTTCTGCTCTATTCGGAAGGCAACTGGGTGGAACTCGACGAGGGCTCGCCCTATGTGATTATCGGGAACTCGGGCCAGGGAAAGGCTATTCTTAACCGTGTCCTGAATGAAGATTCAACCATGAAACAGGCGTTGAAAGCAGGTTTTCTCTCATTCGACTCTACCCGCGTGAGCAACAACGACGTCGATTTCCCGATCGATGTCGTATTGTACAAAAAGAACAGCTTCAAAATGATCGAACACCGTTATGAGCAAAAGGATATGGAACAGATATCGGCTATTTGGGCGGAAAAGCTCAAAGAGGCGCTCGACGACATCCCCGAGGAATGGATGGACAAGACTTTCGATAAGATCGGATAG
- a CDS encoding maleylpyruvate isomerase N-terminal domain-containing protein, whose product MIHTVHLFPELDQHLIALLKSLTPEDWEKPTVARLWKVRDVAAHLLDGNIRAISMYRDGHFVAPDREINGYDDLVTYLNLLNADWVKAAGRISPALLTELLEITGKWYSAIIAQQDLAADAIFPVSWAGETVSENWFHIAREYTEKWHHQQQIRDAVGKPGIMTPRLFRPLIETFLRGLPHTYRNTRAPEGTTVRIGIRLEETFEWFVVKTEEGWKIGETSENAPDASVILDADTAWKLFTKAMKPDEALSKAQLTGNKELGGITLNLIAVMA is encoded by the coding sequence ATGATCCACACCGTTCACCTGTTCCCCGAACTCGACCAACACCTCATTGCATTGCTCAAATCGCTGACGCCCGAAGATTGGGAAAAACCGACCGTCGCCCGGCTCTGGAAAGTCAGGGACGTTGCGGCCCATTTGCTCGACGGAAACATCCGGGCTATATCGATGTACCGCGACGGCCATTTCGTCGCGCCCGATCGGGAGATCAACGGTTACGACGACCTGGTAACTTACTTGAACCTGCTGAATGCGGATTGGGTAAAGGCAGCCGGCCGAATAAGCCCGGCCCTGCTCACGGAGCTTCTGGAAATTACCGGAAAGTGGTATTCGGCGATTATAGCACAGCAGGACCTGGCAGCAGACGCCATTTTCCCGGTTTCCTGGGCCGGTGAAACCGTTTCGGAAAACTGGTTCCACATTGCCCGCGAATACACCGAAAAGTGGCACCACCAGCAACAGATCCGCGATGCGGTGGGCAAACCGGGCATCATGACGCCCCGGCTGTTTCGCCCGCTGATCGAAACCTTCCTCCGCGGGCTCCCCCACACCTACCGGAACACCCGCGCACCCGAGGGTACGACCGTGCGCATCGGCATCCGACTGGAAGAAACCTTCGAATGGTTTGTGGTAAAAACCGAGGAAGGATGGAAAATCGGCGAAACGTCCGAAAACGCGCCCGACGCCTCCGTAATACTCGACGCCGATACGGCGTGGAAGCTCTTCACCAAAGCCATGAAACCGGACGAAGCATTGAGCAAAGCACAATTAACTGGAAATAAAGAACTTGGAGGCATTACATTAAACCTCATTGCCGTAATGGCCTGA
- a CDS encoding 2Fe-2S iron-sulfur cluster-binding protein, whose product MINIFIENDSGKRSALEVPTDMGFSLMEILKAYEYDIQATCGGMALCATCHIEVLEGMEKLPESNDNELDTLDTLPNADANSRLSCQLRPSDEMDGLVIRLKALQEA is encoded by the coding sequence ATGATCAACATATTCATAGAGAACGATTCAGGGAAACGTAGCGCCCTGGAAGTACCCACCGATATGGGTTTTAGCCTGATGGAAATTCTTAAGGCATACGAATACGACATACAGGCCACCTGCGGCGGTATGGCACTCTGCGCGACATGCCACATCGAAGTGCTCGAAGGCATGGAAAAACTGCCGGAGTCGAATGACAACGAACTGGATACACTGGATACGCTTCCGAATGCGGATGCTAACAGCCGGCTATCGTGCCAGCTCAGGCCTTCGGACGAAATGGACGGGCTCGTGATCCGCCTGAAAGCCTTACAGGAAGCTTGA
- a CDS encoding NAD(P)/FAD-dependent oxidoreductase gives MIHTDICIIGAGPVGLFAVFEAGLLKMRCHLIDALPVVGGQLAEIYPQKPIYDIPGAPAIIAEDLVDNLMKQIGEFRPGFTLGERVEALEKQEDGSYIVRTNEGTGVHCQVVVIAAGLGSFEPRKPAVEQLEYFEGKGVHYMVRKPEQFRNRKVVLAGGGDSALDWTIFLADIAERVTLVHRGDTFRGAPDSAEKVYDLAGKGKIDLILQAQVNKLGGNGVLKEVSILGNDKSVTVVPTDDFIPLFGLSPKLGPIADWNLGVEKSAVVVDTFDYSTNIERIYAIGDINTYPGKLKLILCGFHEAAIMMQSAFKYVYPDQKLSFKYTTVNGVNPF, from the coding sequence ATGATCCATACAGACATTTGCATCATCGGCGCCGGGCCGGTAGGGTTATTCGCGGTTTTCGAGGCCGGACTACTAAAAATGCGCTGCCATCTGATCGACGCATTACCGGTGGTAGGCGGCCAGCTCGCCGAAATTTATCCTCAAAAACCCATTTACGACATTCCCGGTGCCCCGGCCATCATCGCCGAAGACCTCGTGGACAATCTTATGAAGCAGATAGGGGAGTTCAGGCCCGGATTTACGCTCGGTGAAAGGGTCGAAGCGCTCGAAAAGCAGGAAGATGGCAGCTACATTGTCCGCACCAACGAAGGTACGGGCGTGCATTGCCAGGTAGTGGTGATCGCCGCGGGACTCGGCAGCTTCGAGCCCCGCAAGCCGGCTGTGGAACAACTCGAATATTTCGAGGGCAAGGGTGTGCATTATATGGTCAGAAAGCCCGAGCAATTCCGCAATCGCAAAGTGGTGCTCGCCGGAGGCGGCGATTCCGCGCTCGACTGGACGATCTTCCTGGCGGACATCGCGGAGCGGGTTACGCTCGTGCACCGGGGCGATACGTTCCGCGGCGCGCCCGATTCCGCCGAGAAAGTGTACGATCTGGCGGGAAAAGGCAAGATCGACCTCATTCTTCAGGCGCAGGTGAACAAGCTCGGCGGAAACGGCGTGCTCAAGGAAGTTTCGATCCTGGGTAACGATAAATCGGTTACCGTCGTTCCTACCGACGATTTTATCCCCCTGTTCGGCCTTAGCCCCAAGCTCGGCCCCATTGCGGACTGGAACCTGGGCGTTGAAAAATCGGCCGTCGTGGTCGATACATTCGATTACTCCACCAATATCGAGCGCATATACGCGATCGGTGACATCAATACGTACCCGGGCAAACTGAAACTTATTCTCTGCGGCTTCCACGAAGCGGCCATTATGATGCAGAGCGCATTCAAGTATGTTTATCCCGACCAGAAATTAAGTTTCAAGTACACCACAGTTAACGGTGTAAATCCTTTTTAG
- a CDS encoding diacylglycerol kinase family protein, producing the protein MKRTTLLHNPTAGDNEFSKKELLKIIRKEGFECAYASVKEEGWDDFDDETDFLIVAGGDGTVRRAAKALMRRKRLDKQFPLALLPHGTANNIATALQIEGHPKDIIPHWHSYRLQPFDIGRVHGMGDDLFFLEAFGYGIFPRLMKVMDKIEDDIGGTADDKLRAARAVLYEIVQQYEARPCTIVADGVEHSGNYIMVEIMNIRSIGPNLVLASDAAPGDGCLDVVMVSEASRSKFESFLLSRINDDEREFSFSTIRAKKVKLFWDGKDAHADDERLKFEKPVEVEIEILPDMLQFMVTGG; encoded by the coding sequence ATGAAACGGACAACCCTTTTACACAATCCGACGGCCGGAGATAACGAGTTTTCAAAGAAAGAGCTGCTGAAAATCATCAGAAAGGAAGGTTTTGAATGCGCATACGCTTCGGTGAAGGAAGAAGGCTGGGACGACTTCGATGATGAAACCGATTTCCTGATCGTCGCCGGCGGGGACGGAACCGTGCGGCGGGCCGCGAAAGCGCTCATGAGACGCAAGCGGCTCGACAAGCAGTTTCCGCTGGCGCTCCTGCCTCATGGCACGGCCAACAACATCGCCACCGCATTGCAGATCGAAGGTCATCCGAAGGACATTATCCCGCACTGGCACAGCTATCGGCTGCAACCTTTCGACATCGGCCGGGTGCATGGCATGGGCGACGACCTGTTTTTCCTGGAAGCCTTCGGCTACGGCATTTTTCCGCGATTGATGAAGGTAATGGATAAAATCGAAGACGATATCGGAGGAACGGCGGACGACAAGCTCAGGGCAGCACGCGCGGTTCTTTACGAGATCGTGCAGCAGTACGAAGCACGCCCATGCACGATCGTGGCCGATGGCGTAGAGCATTCGGGAAACTACATTATGGTCGAAATCATGAATATCCGTTCGATCGGCCCCAACCTCGTGCTTGCAAGCGACGCGGCACCCGGCGACGGTTGTCTGGATGTGGTGATGGTTTCCGAAGCCAGTCGTAGCAAATTCGAGTCGTTTCTGCTAAGCCGGATCAACGACGACGAAAGGGAGTTCAGTTTTTCGACCATCCGCGCGAAGAAAGTGAAGCTTTTTTGGGACGGGAAGGATGCCCATGCCGACGACGAGCGATTGAAATTTGAAAAACCGGTGGAAGTGGAAATCGAAATACTGCCTGATATGCTTCAATTTATGGTTACGGGGGGCTAA